Genomic segment of Streptococcus australis:
TCAATTCAGTGATTTCAGCCTGGCTAAGAGTGGTTCCGTTTGGATCGTCGTAGTAAGCTTTTGTTCCTTCGGTGATGGCCTTTTTGACATCATCACTTGCATAAGTTTTTCCGTTAGCTGTGATGGTCATGTCATCAAGTAGGAAGCGAAGTCCATCATTTCCTAGGAGGAGATGCACATCAGAATATCCAAGTTCACTAGCTTTATCAATGATACGTTTGAGTTGTTCAGCTGAGAAGTACTTACGTCCAGCATCGATAGAAATTACCTTGTTCTTGGCAAGTTTTTCAACTTCGCGTTTCGCGTCTTCTTCTTTTTGAGCTTCTGGTGTGAAGGTCAAATTGCTAACAGCTTCTTGGAGTTTCGCGATTGCTTGGTCAATGGTGTCTTGTTGGGCACGGCTGAGGTTGCTATCGAGCGAGCGAATGGCTTTTTCAGCTTTTTTTACAGCTGCGACACTTTCTGCAGTATAGCGGTTAAGGTCTGTTGGAACTTCTTTCAGAGCTTGCTCAGCAGACTCATAGTCAGCTGCGAAGTATTCAGCATTGGCATTTGCGAAGCTACGCATGAGTTTGAAGAGGCGTGATGGTGAATAGCGTGCAGATGGTTCATCCGCCCAAGCAGCCACCATACCACCGATGAATGGAATGTCAGCCCCATCAGATTTTGGTACAGAAGTGATTGGAGTGTTCTTGATACCATTGAGTCCTTGGTCGAGGTTGTACCAGCCTTGACCATCGGCATTTCGTCCGAGAACGTAGTACCAAGCATCGTTGGTATTAAGAATTTGGTGGCCTTTTTCAACTAGAAGTTTAGAAGAAGCGACGTCGTATCCGCCCCATCCACCAGTCCACATAGAAACGATGATGTCTTTGTCAAAAGTTCCAAAGCTAGTGTCGCTATTGTAGTAGATACCATCGTTGAAGGCCATTGGTTTGAGGCTGTGAGATTTGACGATACGAGCAAGGTCATTGGCGTAGGTGATAAATTTCTCATATCCTCCTACAGGGTAGCCTTCATTTGGATAGTATTTATCAGCCTGAAGAACGCTCCATCCCTTGGCATTTGTAGCATCGTTGGCATACTCGTCGAGTCCGATGTTAAAGATGTCAGATTTGCCAGCGAAGTAAGCAGCATACTTGTCAATCAGAGCCTTGGTAAATGCAACTGCTTCTTTGTTATCAAGGTCAACGGTACGAGCAGATTCCTTATCAAAGTAGGTAAAGTTTGGCTTCTCAATACCAAGTTCTTTCATAGCATTCAAAATCGCATCCATGTGGCCAGGGCTGTTGACTGTTGGGATTAGTCCGATACCTTTATCTTTGGCATAGTTAATCAAGTCCGTCATCTGGCTCTCTGTTAAGTGGTTGCCGTTTGGATCCTTATAGTAGGCATCAGTTCCATTTTTGAGCGCACGTTTGACATCATCACTTGCATAGGTTTTGCCATTGGCTTTGATTGTCATGTCATCCAGCATGAAACGCATGCCATCGTTTCCAACTAGTAAATGAAGGTCAGTATAGCCGTAATGTTTGGCTTTGTCGATGATTTCTTTGAGTTGCTCAGGTGAGAAGTACTTGCGTCCAGCATCGATTGAGATCATTTTTCGTTTTGCCAGTTTTTCATTTACTTGAGCTGCTCGTTCAGTGCTCGGAGCCGTTGTTGCAGGCGTTGATGGATCATTTTTCTTTTCTTCGTCAATTTTTACTGGTTCTGAGTTTTCTTCTGAAGCAGGAATAGTTTTTTCATTGACTGGAGTCTCGTCAACTTTCTCTGCAACTACTGGGGATTCAGTTTTTTCGACTGTTGGAGCGATTGTAGCTGAAGCATCCTTCTCCTCCTCGGTTTTTGCTTCAACTCTTTCTTCAAGCTTGCTTTCAGTCGATGTTTCAGCAGCCAGTGGTTCTCCCTGAGCGGTTTGAGCCACGCTTGGATTTTCTGGTGTTGGAGTGACGCTGTCGGCAGATACGGCTTGAGTGCCGAAAGTAAATCCTATGAGCACAGAAGCTGCTCCAATCGCGTACTTACGAATGGAGAAACGCTGTTTCTTTTCTAGTTTCATGATAAAACCTCCCTGTTATTATATTGTATGATAGCGTTTGCACAAAACTGTTTTTATTTTATTATCTAAGATATAAAAAGTCAAGCGGCTTTATGAAAGAACTATAATAAATGGAGGAAATTATAAGATTAGGAAGCTGTTTTTCCTAGCAAATCTGCTCTAGCAGAAAATTTTTCTGACTATTTTACTTGTTTTTAGTAAAAACGCTACTAATTATAGATTTACCTTTTATCGTATGTTCATACTAAATGGTGCATGCTATAATAGATATAGAAAAACCCGAGTCTAAGCTCAGGTTTTTCTTATCGGCCTCGATTACTTGAGATAAATTTAATCTTGTAGTAATCTGCTCGCTTATAAGTTTCGCTATAGGCCAGAACTTGACCAGTAGCTTCTAGCTTGGTTGTCTTGGTTTGGAAGACTGTTGGGAATTGTGTATCGATTCCTAATACAGAAGCAGCGTGCTCTGGGGTTGGGAATGTAATCTCATTGATTTCCTCAAAATGCTCATCAGTCATGTGGATGTGGTAGTCCAACTTGAACCGTGTATAGATAGAACTATAGTAGTCAAGATTTGGATAGTTGGCATTGATATATTGTTCGGGAATATAAGAGGTGTGGTAGATATAAGTTACGTCATTACTTTGACGAATTCGTTCGATCTTGTAGTAGAACTGGTCTCCACGCAAACCAAGTTTTTCCAAATATTCAAGCTTATTTCCACGTTCGATAGAAAGGACGGTTACCTTATCATCTTTTGTTTCAAAAATTTCGACATCTGAAAATTCAACGAGTTTGTGCTTACGAGCGCGTGATACAAATGTCCCTTTTCCTTGCTGACGGACAATATAGCCATCTTTGGCAAGGTCGTTCAAAGCGCGTACGACGGTAATAGAACTCACATCATACATGGCGATCAATTCTGCTTCAGTATAAAATTTGTCTCCACTCGCAAATTGACCTGAGATGATTTTATTCTTGAGTTCGTCTTTAATATATTGGTATTTTGGAATAGCCATAATTTCACCTCGATTTTTTTCTTTCTCCTTCTTTGATTTTACCACAAACACAAAGAAAATAGTAGCATTTAGATGAAAAAATAACATAATACATTAAAAATATTATTTTGCACATATATAAAAGCGTCATCGAAACAGAGGTCGTGCAAACTCCCTCATTTCATGCTATTTTTTAGATAATTTTGGTAAAAAATAAGTAAAAAAATAGAAAAATTTTAAAGAATTTTCTAAAACCTATTGACAAATGCACGAGATTTGATTATAGTTAATATTATAACAAATGAAAGCGCAAACTTAATTAGTCAGAGGTAGTAACATGACAAGATTTAAAATTGAGGACGATTTCTACTTAGACGGTGAACCGTTCAAGATTTTATCCGGCGCCATTCATTATTTTAGGATTCCAGCAGAGGATTGGTATCATTCCCTCTACAACTTAAAGGCGCTTGGCTTTAATACAGTCGAGACTTATGTAGCATGGAATTTACATGAACCCGTTGAAGGGGAATTTGATTTTGAAGGTGCCAGGAATTTGGAGAGATTTCTTCAAATAGCACAAGATTTGGGTCTCTATGCCATTGTACGTCCGTCCCCATTTATCTGTGCTGAGTGGGAGTTCGGTGGTTTACCGGCTTGGCTCTTGACCAAGGACATGCGAATCCGCTCGTCCGACTCGGCCTACATCGAGGCGGTTGCTCGCTATTATGACCAATTATTACCAAGGCTTGTGCCTCGCTTGTTGGACAATGGTGGGAACATTCTCATGATGCAAGTTGAAAACGAGTACGGCTCATATGGTGAGGATAAGTCTTATCTGAGAGCGATTCGAAAATTGATGGAAGACCGAGGGATTGATTGCCCACTCTTTACTTCAGATGGCCCTTGGAGGGCTACTCTGAAAGCCGGAACCTTGATTGAAGATGATCTCTTTGTGACAGGAAACTTCGGTTCTAAGGCTCCTTACAACTTTTCACAGATGCAGGAATTCTTCGATGAGTATGGCAAGAAATGGCCACTCATGTGTATGGAGTTCTGGGATGGCTGGTTCAACCGTTGGAAAGAACCCATCATCACGCGTGATCCAAAAGAGTTGGCAGAAGCTGTTCGAGAGGTGTTAGAGCAAGGCTCCATCAACCTTTATATGTTCCATGGTGGAACAAACTTTGGTTTCATGAATGGTTGCTCGGCTCGAGGAACTCTAGATTTGCCACAAGTTACATCTTACGATTATGATGCCCTTCTGGATGAAGAAGGAAATCCAACTGCTAAATACCTGGCAGTCAAGAAGATGATGGCAACACACTTCCCAGAGTATCCACAGTTGGAACCGCTTTACAAGGAAAGCATGGAAATGGAATCCATTCCACTAGTCGAAAAAGTTTCCTTGTTTGAAACCCTGGATAGCCTGGCAAGCCCAACTGAAAGTCTCTATCCAAAAGCGATGGAAGAACTTGGTCAAAGTTATGGCTACCTTCTTTATCGTACCGAAGCAAGTTGGGATGCGGAAGAGGAACGTCTCCGTATCATCGATGGACGTGACCGAGCTCAACTCTATGTAGATGGGCAATGGATCGCCACTCAATACCAGACAGAAATTGGTGAAGATATCTACTGTCAGGGAAATCGAGAAGGCTTTTCAGAGATTGACATCTTGATCGAAAATATGGGGCGTGTCAACTATGGACATAAGTTCTTGGCAGATACGCAACGTAAAGGAATTCGCACAGGTGTCTGCAAGGATCTACACTTCATGTTAAATTGGAAACAATATCCACTTCCATTGGATAATCCTGAGAAAATTGATTTTTCAAAAGGATGGACAAAAGGACAACCAGCCTTTTACGCATATGACTTTACAGTCGAAGATCCAAAAGATACTTACTTAGATCTATCTGAGTTTGGTAAGGGAGTTGCCTTTGTCAACGGGCGTCACCTAGGACGTTTCTGGAATGTCGGCCCGACCCTCTCACTTTATATCCCTCATAGCTATCTCAAGGAAGGTGCTAACCGCATCATCATCTTTGAAACTGAAGGTGAATATAAAGAAGAGATTCATTTAACTCGTAAACCTACACTAAAACACATAAAGGGGGAAAACTTATGACAATTGTAGGATGCCGTATCGATGGACGTTTGATCCACGGTCAAGTAGCCAATCTTTGGGCAGGGAAACTAAACGTTTCGCGCATTATGGTTGTAGACGACGAAGTCGTTAACAACGATATTGAAAAGAGTGGCTTGAAACTTGCTACACCACCAGGTGTGAAACTTAGTATCTTGCCGGTTGAAAAAGCGGCAGCGAATATCCTTGCTGGTAAATACGATAGCCAACGTCTCTTTATCGTTGCACGTAAACCAGACCGTTTCCTTGGTTTGGTTGAAGCAGGTGTTCCGCTTGAAACACTCAATGTCGGCAATATGTCTCAAACACCAGAAACTCGCCCTATCACACGTTCTATCAACGTGGTAGATAAGGATGTGGAAGACTTCCACAAACTGGCAGAAAAAGGTGTTAAACTCACTGCTCAAATGGTTCCAAACGATCCCGTATCAGACTTTTTGAGTTTATTAAAATAGGAAAAAATTTTTAGGAGGTCATTGTTATGATACAATGGTGGCAAATTTTACTTCTCACTTTGTACTCAGCTTATCAAATCTGTGATGAGTTGACAATCGTTTCATCTGCAGGTTCCCCTGTATTCGCTGGTTTCATTACCGGTTTAGTCATGGGAGATTTGACTACTGGTTTGTTTATCGGTGGTAGCTTGCAGTTATTCGTACTTGGGGTAGGTACCTTTGGTGGTGCTTCTCGTATTGACGCAACTTCTGGTGCGGTTCTTGCGACAGCCTTCTCTGTTTCACAAGGAATTGATACAGCACTTGCGATTACAACAATCGCTGTGCCAGTAGCAGCTCTCTTGACATACTTCGACGTTCTTGGACGTATGACAACTACTTTCTTCGCTCACCGTGTGGATGCTGCAATCGAACGCTTTGACTATAAAGGTATTGAACGCAACTACCTACTTGGTGCGATTCCTTGGGCTCTTTCACGTGCCCTTCCAGTATTCTTCGCCCTTGCTTTTGGTGGAGAATTCGTACAAGGTGTTGTAAACCTTGTTAAAGAATACCAATGGATTGCAGACGGTTTGACACTTGCAGGACGTATGCTTCCAGGTCTCGGATTTGCAATCTTGCTTCGTTACCTTCCAGTTAAACGTAACCTTCACTACCTTGCAATGGGATTCGGTTTGACAGCTATGTTGACTGTTCTTTA
This window contains:
- the strH gene encoding LPXTG-anchored beta-N-acetylhexosaminidase StrH, which translates into the protein MKLEKKQRFSIRKYAIGAASVLIGFTFGTQAVSADSVTPTPENPSVAQTAQGEPLAAETSTESKLEERVEAKTEEEKDASATIAPTVEKTESPVVAEKVDETPVNEKTIPASEENSEPVKIDEEKKNDPSTPATTAPSTERAAQVNEKLAKRKMISIDAGRKYFSPEQLKEIIDKAKHYGYTDLHLLVGNDGMRFMLDDMTIKANGKTYASDDVKRALKNGTDAYYKDPNGNHLTESQMTDLINYAKDKGIGLIPTVNSPGHMDAILNAMKELGIEKPNFTYFDKESARTVDLDNKEAVAFTKALIDKYAAYFAGKSDIFNIGLDEYANDATNAKGWSVLQADKYYPNEGYPVGGYEKFITYANDLARIVKSHSLKPMAFNDGIYYNSDTSFGTFDKDIIVSMWTGGWGGYDVASSKLLVEKGHQILNTNDAWYYVLGRNADGQGWYNLDQGLNGIKNTPITSVPKSDGADIPFIGGMVAAWADEPSARYSPSRLFKLMRSFANANAEYFAADYESAEQALKEVPTDLNRYTAESVAAVKKAEKAIRSLDSNLSRAQQDTIDQAIAKLQEAVSNLTFTPEAQKEEDAKREVEKLAKNKVISIDAGRKYFSAEQLKRIIDKASELGYSDVHLLLGNDGLRFLLDDMTITANGKTYASDDVKKAITEGTKAYYDDPNGTTLSQAEITELIEYGKSKGIGLIPAINSPGHMDAMLVAMEKLGIANPQANFDKVSKTTMDLENEEAMNFTKALIGKYMDFFAGKTKIFNYGTDEYANDATNAQGWYYLKWYGLYGKFAEYANTLAAMAKERGLQPMAFNDGFYYEDKDDVEFDKDVIISYWSKGWWGYNLASPQYLASKGYKFLNTNGDWYYILGQKPEDGGGFLKKALENTEKTPFNQLASTKYPEVDLPTIGSMLAIWADRPSAEYKEEEIFELMTAFADHNKDYFRANYNALREELAQIPANLDGYSKESLDALNAVKEALNYNLNRNKQAELDALVAKLKAARLGLKPSATHSGSLDENELAANVETKPELITRAEKIPFEVIKKENPKLPAKQEKIVTPGVDGERTHYISVLTENGKQTETVLDSQVTKEPVTQVIEVGAPITHKGDESGLAPAAEAKPRLDIQEEEIPFTTVTRENPLLLKGKTQVVTKGVNGRRSHYYSVSTTADGKEVKTLVDSLVTQEAVTQVIEVGTLVTHVGDEHGLAPAAETKPRLDIQEEEIPFTTVTRENPQLPKGQTQVVTKGANGHRTAFYSVSTTADGKEERTLVNSVVTQEAVAQVVEVGTAVEKAEQTAPTTVKADEKQLPATGSQDSAGLVAAGLMATLTAYGLTKRKED
- a CDS encoding GntR family transcriptional regulator — encoded protein: MAIPKYQYIKDELKNKIISGQFASGDKFYTEAELIAMYDVSSITVVRALNDLAKDGYIVRQQGKGTFVSRARKHKLVEFSDVEIFETKDDKVTVLSIERGNKLEYLEKLGLRGDQFYYKIERIRQSNDVTYIYHTSYIPEQYINANYPNLDYYSSIYTRFKLDYHIHMTDEHFEEINEITFPTPEHAASVLGIDTQFPTVFQTKTTKLEATGQVLAYSETYKRADYYKIKFISSNRGR
- a CDS encoding glycoside hydrolase family 35 protein, translated to MTRFKIEDDFYLDGEPFKILSGAIHYFRIPAEDWYHSLYNLKALGFNTVETYVAWNLHEPVEGEFDFEGARNLERFLQIAQDLGLYAIVRPSPFICAEWEFGGLPAWLLTKDMRIRSSDSAYIEAVARYYDQLLPRLVPRLLDNGGNILMMQVENEYGSYGEDKSYLRAIRKLMEDRGIDCPLFTSDGPWRATLKAGTLIEDDLFVTGNFGSKAPYNFSQMQEFFDEYGKKWPLMCMEFWDGWFNRWKEPIITRDPKELAEAVREVLEQGSINLYMFHGGTNFGFMNGCSARGTLDLPQVTSYDYDALLDEEGNPTAKYLAVKKMMATHFPEYPQLEPLYKESMEMESIPLVEKVSLFETLDSLASPTESLYPKAMEELGQSYGYLLYRTEASWDAEEERLRIIDGRDRAQLYVDGQWIATQYQTEIGEDIYCQGNREGFSEIDILIENMGRVNYGHKFLADTQRKGIRTGVCKDLHFMLNWKQYPLPLDNPEKIDFSKGWTKGQPAFYAYDFTVEDPKDTYLDLSEFGKGVAFVNGRHLGRFWNVGPTLSLYIPHSYLKEGANRIIIFETEGEYKEEIHLTRKPTLKHIKGENL
- a CDS encoding PTS sugar transporter subunit IIB, yielding MTIVGCRIDGRLIHGQVANLWAGKLNVSRIMVVDDEVVNNDIEKSGLKLATPPGVKLSILPVEKAAANILAGKYDSQRLFIVARKPDRFLGLVEAGVPLETLNVGNMSQTPETRPITRSINVVDKDVEDFHKLAEKGVKLTAQMVPNDPVSDFLSLLK
- a CDS encoding PTS mannose/fructose/sorbose/N-acetylgalactosamine transporter subunit IIC, translating into MIQWWQILLLTLYSAYQICDELTIVSSAGSPVFAGFITGLVMGDLTTGLFIGGSLQLFVLGVGTFGGASRIDATSGAVLATAFSVSQGIDTALAITTIAVPVAALLTYFDVLGRMTTTFFAHRVDAAIERFDYKGIERNYLLGAIPWALSRALPVFFALAFGGEFVQGVVNLVKEYQWIADGLTLAGRMLPGLGFAILLRYLPVKRNLHYLAMGFGLTAMLTVLYSYVTGLGGAVAGIVGTLPKDVAEKIAFVNNFKGLSMIGISIVGIFLAVLHFKNSQKVAVAAPSTPSESGEIEDDEF